The DNA segment GGTGTTTCAGGTCAGCCACGTGGGCGGCCGCCAAAGCCACCGCCTTGGTCAGGCCATGCGAGTACGGCGCCTGGGCCATTGCGGCATCGCGGGCCCGCCCAATCCGGCTGGCCGCGATCAACTCCATGGCCCTGAAGATCTTCTTCAGGGACTGAGTCGAACTGATGCGGGCCCGGTATACCCGCTGCGATCCTGCCATTTGGTGTCAGCCCCGCTTTGTCTTCTGAATCTGCTCTTGGGAGACCTCGGCCTCGAGCTGGTCCGCCTCCTCGGCTTCGGTGGTGACGCCGATATGGGCTAGGAACTCAGCCGTGAACTTCTCGACTCCAGCCTTCATCGCTTCCATGGCGTCATCAGACAGATCGTTGGTTTGGGCGATTGTGTCCAGCACGTCAGTGTGACGGCCCATGTAGTCCAGCAAATCAGTCTCATACTCGTTGACCCTGTCCAAAGGCACTTGGTCAAGGTAGCCCTTGGTCGCAGCCCAGATCGCCACGACTTGGTGGGCCACCGGGTATGGCGTGTACTGCGGCTGCTTTAGCAGCTGCGTTAGGCGGGCACCGCGAGTCAGCTGTTGGCGTGAGGCCGCGTCTAGGTCAGAGGCGAACATGGCGAAGGCTTCAAGGCTGCGGTACTGGGCCAAGTCAATCTTGAGCGTACCGGCCACCTTCTTCATGGCCTTGACCTGGGCCGCACCACCAACACGGGAGACCGAAATACCAACGTCAACGGCTGGGCGTTGGTTGGCATTAAACAGATCGGACTGAAGGAAGATCTGACCGTCGGTGATGGAGATGACGTTGGTCGGGATATAGGCCGAAACGTCATTGGCCTTGGTCTCGATAATCGGCAACCCGGTCATCGAACCAGAGCCCATTTCGTCTGACAGTTTGGCGCAACGCTCGAGCAGCCTCGAGTGGAGGTAGAAGACATCACCCGGATAGGCTTCGCGGCCTGGCGGGCGCCGTAGCAACAGCGACACGGCGCGGTAGGCCTCGGCCTGCTTCGACAAGTCATCGAAGACGATCAGGACGTGCTTGCCCTGGTACATCCAGTGCTGGCCAATGGCCGAACCGGTGTAGGGAGCCAAGAACTTGAAGCCCGCCGGGTCAGAGGCCGGCGCCGCCACGATCGTGGTGTACTCCAACGAACCGGCGTCTTCGAGGGCAGCACGAACCGCAGCGATAGTTGAGCCCTTTTGCCCAACCGCCACGTAAATGCAGCGCACCTGCTTGGAAGGATCGCCGGTCTTCCAGTTGTCCAGCTGGTTGATGATGGTGTCAGTGGCGATGGCCGTCTTGCCGGTGCCCCTGTCGCCAATGATCAACTGGCGCTGGCCGCGGCCAACCGGGATCAGCGAGTCAATCGCCTTCAGACCGGTCTGCAACGGCTCATGCACCGACTTACGTTGCATCACCGTTGGCGCCTGGAGCTCAAGGGCACGGCGCTCTTCCGACTCGATCTCGCCCAGTCCGTCAAGCGGCGCGCCGAGCGGGTCGACCACGCGGCCCAGATAGGCGTCACCGACTGGAACCGACAGCACCTCACCGGTGCGGCGGACCTCTTGCCCCTCTTCAATCCCGGAGAAATCACCCAGAATGATGGCGCCAATATGCCGCACGTCGAGGTTCTGGGCAATGCCCAAGGTGCCATCG comes from the Micrococcales bacterium genome and includes:
- the atpA gene encoding F0F1 ATP synthase subunit alpha, with product MTDLQIRPEAIRQALDQFVEAYKVPPAAADEVGRVTMTGDGIASVEGLPGVMANELLRFADGTLGIAQNLDVRHIGAIILGDFSGIEEGQEVRRTGEVLSVPVGDAYLGRVVDPLGAPLDGLGEIESEERRALELQAPTVMQRKSVHEPLQTGLKAIDSLIPVGRGQRQLIIGDRGTGKTAIATDTIINQLDNWKTGDPSKQVRCIYVAVGQKGSTIAAVRAALEDAGSLEYTTIVAAPASDPAGFKFLAPYTGSAIGQHWMYQGKHVLIVFDDLSKQAEAYRAVSLLLRRPPGREAYPGDVFYLHSRLLERCAKLSDEMGSGSMTGLPIIETKANDVSAYIPTNVISITDGQIFLQSDLFNANQRPAVDVGISVSRVGGAAQVKAMKKVAGTLKIDLAQYRSLEAFAMFASDLDAASRQQLTRGARLTQLLKQPQYTPYPVAHQVVAIWAATKGYLDQVPLDRVNEYETDLLDYMGRHTDVLDTIAQTNDLSDDAMEAMKAGVEKFTAEFLAHIGVTTEAEEADQLEAEVSQEQIQKTKRG